The following are encoded in a window of Gammaproteobacteria bacterium genomic DNA:
- a CDS encoding metal-sensitive transcriptional regulator — MIPELKQRALHRTKILEGQMRGVQKMIENEDYCMDILTQSLAIQKSISSLNKLVLENHIRTHIKESLGSDFEAEQEKAMTELLSLYEITRVRGK, encoded by the coding sequence ATGATACCTGAACTAAAGCAACGAGCATTACATCGAACCAAAATACTTGAAGGTCAGATGCGTGGCGTTCAAAAGATGATCGAAAACGAAGACTATTGTATGGACATACTCACGCAAAGCCTTGCTATCCAAAAGTCAATTAGCTCATTAAACAAGCTAGTGCTTGAGAACCATATAAGAACACATATTAAGGAAAGTCTTGGTTCCGATTTTGAAGCTGAACAGGAAAAAGCTATGACCGAGCTACTATCTCTTTACGAGATAACAAGGGTAAGAGGTAAATAA